The genomic DNA ACCCTCTTGATATCTGACCATACATATATGAGAGAAGGGCGCTGTCTCATGAACAATGTTATCCTGATCGGTCTGCCCGGTGCAGGAAAGAGCACTCTGGGAGTAATCCTTGCAAAGACCCTTGGTATGCATTTTATCGACACCGATATCATCATCCAGGATAAGACCGGAAGGCTTTTGCAGGAGATCATCAATACCGACGGAGTGGAGAGATTTCTTGAAATTGAAGAGGAATGCATCCTCTCCCTCAATAAATGCCATGCGGTGATATCGACCGGGGGGAGTGTGGTATTAAGGAGCCGGGCCATGAAACACCTCACATCAGACGGGATGATCATATACCTGGAGATCTCGTATGATGAGATGGTCAAAAGACTAAAAAATATCACGACACGGGGAATAGTGTTGGAACCGGGTCAGAGCCTTCGTGATATGTATGACCAGAGAATTCCTCTGTATGAGCGGTACGCAGACATCCGTATCAACTGTTCAGGAGAGGCATTTGAGAGTGTCGTGGAGAACGTGGTCTTGAAGATCAGAGAACATACCGCCGTTTTGGCTGAACATTCATAACCCCGGCATAGTATCCGGTTGCCACCCGAACCTCTTTTCCCTGCAGAATGATGGCAAGTCGGACAATCTGTTCATCAGAAATCCCTGCATTGGAGAGTGCTGCCTCATACTCCTGGTTTCGTATCTGGTTCAGGGCATCTGATACGATCTCCGTATTCTGCTGTCCGTCCGTTGTCTTAAACTCAATAACATAGGCAGTTGGATAATCCCTGGTCTTTGGGATCATGAGAATATCCGCCCGTCCAAATCCTGCTTCTGCATTTGATCTGATCTCATACACAGTCCGAAGATTCGCCAAAAGGCCAAGGACAAAGGCATGAAATACCGCTTCAGGCAGTTTTGCAAGATCGTACATGCTCACCAGATCACGGGTAAGATCCTGAAGAACCGGTCCAATCTGAAGGATCGGTCTTTTCCCAAGGAAACAATGGAGAAGTAAGTCAAGTCCTCCATCTGTATTTCGATACAGGGATTCAATGAAATGCTCATATGCATAACTGATTTCACGATTCGGAATTCTCAGCCGATAGCGTAACCGGCCCCGAAGGTCAGGCTGTGGGTCCTCTGCATTCAGATACCCGGAATAATACAAAAGACTCCATATATTAACTGGATTTCTCCCGATATCCGTGAAGATGATATTCTCTGATATCGGGTATCTCAGTTCTTCTCCTGCAAGCAACACTTCAAGATCCCGTTTTATCTCAAGGCCTCCTGCCTCAAGCTCTTCGTATACCAACGCATTTGATGAGGTATTCAGCCATTTGGGTCCTGGTGGATTGGGGATCGCCTGAATATAACTGATGACCGACCAGGGGTTGTAGATAGTGTGACCTCCAAATGAATACCCGTTATACCAGTCACGGATGATCCCGGCATGGTCTTCTGCCTGAAATGCGGAGAGGATGAGAGAGAGTTCAGGTTCGGTAAACCCGAATTTATCTGCATACGGGCCTATCATAAGCGAGCTTGCAACATCAAGATTATTCAAATCTGAGAAGATTGACTCCTTTGCAACCCGGAGAATACCTGTGACGACTGCCCGGAATAACACCTGACCATATTCCGGCTTTAAACCCTCCCCCAGCCACGAACGCATAAACCCAGCCATTTTGTCATAATATCCATGTGAAAATGCCTC from Methanospirillum hungatei JF-1 includes the following:
- a CDS encoding shikimate kinase; the protein is MNNVILIGLPGAGKSTLGVILAKTLGMHFIDTDIIIQDKTGRLLQEIINTDGVERFLEIEEECILSLNKCHAVISTGGSVVLRSRAMKHLTSDGMIIYLEISYDEMVKRLKNITTRGIVLEPGQSLRDMYDQRIPLYERYADIRINCSGEAFESVVENVVLKIREHTAVLAEHS
- a CDS encoding ATP-binding protein — its product is MKKFRIGTDDFKEFIEDGGYFVDKSLLIRDIIEGNKVTLIPRPRRFGKTLNMTMLRYFFERSEESRSYLFKNCAIADFPQYMQHQGQYPVIYISLKDLKRDSYEYFIEAVRIKIGSLYKNFAEVQPVLSDGSRERFHRIIMEEATLNDLYSSLKDLITHCYQYYKKPVIVLIDEYDTPMIEAFSHGYYDKMAGFMRSWLGEGLKPEYGQVLFRAVVTGILRVAKESIFSDLNNLDVASSLMIGPYADKFGFTEPELSLILSAFQAEDHAGIIRDWYNGYSFGGHTIYNPWSVISYIQAIPNPPGPKWLNTSSNALVYEELEAGGLEIKRDLEVLLAGEELRYPISENIIFTDIGRNPVNIWSLLYYSGYLNAEDPQPDLRGRLRYRLRIPNREISYAYEHFIESLYRNTDGGLDLLLHCFLGKRPILQIGPVLQDLTRDLVSMYDLAKLPEAVFHAFVLGLLANLRTVYEIRSNAEAGFGRADILMIPKTRDYPTAYVIEFKTTDGQQNTEIVSDALNQIRNQEYEAALSNAGISDEQIVRLAIILQGKEVRVATGYYAGVMNVQPKRRYVL